Proteins encoded within one genomic window of Effusibacillus lacus:
- the pseC gene encoding UDP-4-amino-4,6-dideoxy-N-acetyl-beta-L-altrosamine transaminase has product MKPIPYGRQNLTEEDIQAVIEVLQSDWLTQGPRIEEFERTIAEYCGAKYAVAVSNATAALHIACLAASLGEEDIMWTSPNTFLASANCGLYCGAEVDFVDIDPQTYNMSVTELENRLKHAEVEGKLPKVLIPVHFAGQSCEMKEIHELASRYGITIIEDASHAIGGSYRGKRVGSCEYSDMVVFSFHPVKIVTTGEGGIVLTNRKELYERLTLLRSHGMTRNPEFMQGPSEGPWYYQQIDLGFNYRMTDIQAALGTSQMKRIDDFIERRHELARRYNEAFKDLPIVTPWQHPDSYSAYHLYVVRLKLDKIRKSHRQVFEELREAGVLVNLHYIPVHTQPYYQRFGFRLGDFPKAEQYYREAISLPMYYGLTDREQDYVIDTLSRILA; this is encoded by the coding sequence ATGAAACCAATCCCTTATGGGAGGCAGAATCTAACAGAAGAGGATATTCAAGCGGTTATTGAAGTATTACAGTCGGATTGGCTTACACAGGGACCGAGAATTGAAGAATTTGAAAGAACCATTGCTGAATACTGTGGAGCCAAGTATGCGGTTGCAGTCAGCAATGCGACTGCTGCACTTCATATTGCCTGTCTTGCAGCAAGTCTTGGAGAGGAAGACATAATGTGGACTTCCCCCAACACATTCCTGGCTTCAGCGAATTGCGGTTTATACTGTGGTGCCGAAGTGGATTTTGTTGACATTGACCCTCAGACCTATAACATGTCTGTTACAGAATTGGAGAATAGACTGAAACATGCAGAGGTTGAAGGAAAACTGCCCAAAGTTCTGATCCCGGTTCATTTTGCCGGACAATCTTGCGAAATGAAAGAGATCCACGAACTTGCCAGCAGGTACGGCATTACTATAATCGAAGACGCTTCCCATGCCATTGGCGGCAGTTATCGAGGCAAACGAGTCGGATCCTGTGAGTATTCAGATATGGTTGTATTTAGTTTCCACCCCGTAAAAATTGTCACGACTGGCGAAGGTGGAATTGTGCTTACAAACAGGAAAGAACTCTATGAAAGATTGACCCTGCTTCGAAGCCATGGCATGACTCGCAATCCCGAGTTTATGCAGGGACCTTCGGAGGGTCCATGGTATTATCAGCAAATTGATTTGGGATTCAATTACCGCATGACCGACATTCAGGCGGCACTTGGAACCAGTCAGATGAAGCGGATCGATGATTTTATTGAAAGGCGTCATGAACTTGCAAGGCGTTATAACGAAGCGTTTAAAGATCTGCCTATTGTTACGCCTTGGCAGCATCCGGATTCGTACAGCGCCTACCATTTATATGTAGTTCGTTTAAAACTCGATAAAATCCGGAAGTCCCATCGGCAAGTCTTTGAAGAACTTCGGGAAGCGGGAGTTTTGGTCAATCTTCATTATATTCCTGTTCATACCCAACCTTATTATCAAAGATTTGGGTTTCGATTGGGCGATTTCCCGAAGGCCGAACAATATTACAGGGAAGCCATCAGCCTTCCCATGTATTACGGCCTTACAGACCGAGAGCAAGACTATGTGATTGATACACTTTCGAGGATCCTTGCATGA
- the pseB gene encoding UDP-N-acetylglucosamine 4,6-dehydratase (inverting), translating into MFNDKSILITGGTGSFGKQFIKTVLDRYKPRKLIVFSRDELKQFEMQQEFHSPTLRYFLGDVRDEDRLRQAMKGVDYVVHAAALKQVPAAEYNPMECIKTNVHGAQNVINAALYNEVEKVIALSTDKAANPINLYGATKLASDKLFIAANNIAGGHRTRFAVVRYGNVVGSRGSVIPFFKKLISEGAKELPVTDPRMTRFWITLQQGVDFVLKNFERMQGGELFVPKIPSTKVTDLVEALSPGTPIKIIGIRPGEKLHEVMCPADDSHLTLEFHDHYVIKPTINFVDPVDYTVNLIGERGTSVEQGFEYNSNTNPHFLTVGQLRELIGV; encoded by the coding sequence ATGTTTAACGACAAATCAATCCTGATTACTGGGGGAACAGGATCATTCGGCAAACAGTTTATTAAAACTGTTCTGGATAGATATAAGCCTCGTAAATTGATAGTATTTTCCCGAGATGAATTGAAACAGTTTGAAATGCAGCAGGAGTTTCACTCTCCGACATTGAGGTATTTTTTGGGAGATGTTCGAGATGAAGATCGTCTTCGTCAAGCAATGAAAGGGGTTGACTATGTAGTTCATGCGGCGGCACTGAAACAAGTTCCGGCTGCTGAGTATAACCCGATGGAATGTATTAAAACGAATGTCCACGGGGCACAAAATGTAATTAACGCAGCCCTCTATAATGAAGTGGAAAAGGTGATTGCTCTTTCCACTGATAAAGCGGCCAATCCTATCAACTTGTATGGTGCGACCAAACTGGCATCGGACAAGCTTTTTATTGCAGCCAACAATATAGCTGGCGGACATCGGACAAGGTTTGCCGTTGTACGGTACGGAAATGTAGTGGGTTCAAGAGGGTCGGTTATACCTTTCTTCAAAAAGTTGATATCGGAAGGAGCCAAAGAACTCCCGGTTACTGACCCGCGTATGACCCGTTTCTGGATCACCTTACAACAAGGCGTGGACTTCGTATTAAAGAATTTTGAACGTATGCAGGGCGGAGAACTATTTGTGCCGAAAATTCCTTCCACTAAGGTTACTGACTTGGTGGAAGCCCTGTCTCCCGGAACCCCTATCAAAATTATTGGAATTCGTCCAGGGGAAAAACTGCACGAAGTTATGTGCCCAGCAGACGATTCTCATTTAACATTGGAATTTCACGATCACTATGTAATCAAACCTACAATCAATTTCGTGGATCCGGTTGATTATACAGTCAATCTTATTGGGGAAAGAGGAACTTCTGTCGAGCAAGGATTTGAATATAATTCCAATACAAATCCTCATTTCCTGACCGTTGGGCAACTCAGGGAGTTGATTGGAGTATGA
- a CDS encoding cytidylyltransferase domain-containing protein, producing MKTAIIVQARMTSTRLPGKVLKTVLGKSLLEFQIERLRRVRLADQIIIATTTNETDQPIVDLCKRLQVSYWRGSEDDVLARYYEAAKEFKADLIVRVTSDCPLIDPEVIDRHIRYYQDHQSEFDYVSNVHCRTYPRGMDTEVFSFRVLSEAYENAVDCSEREHVTPYLYRNPEFYRIGDLAYDSDQSHHRWTVDTPEDFELISRILETIYPTNPQFTLRDVLELLELHPEWSAINAHIEQKKA from the coding sequence ATGAAGACAGCGATCATTGTACAAGCCCGTATGACATCAACCCGGCTTCCGGGAAAAGTCTTGAAAACTGTACTTGGTAAATCATTGCTTGAGTTTCAGATTGAACGTTTGCGACGGGTTCGTTTAGCTGACCAAATTATCATTGCAACCACTACCAATGAAACTGATCAGCCTATAGTAGATCTGTGTAAACGTCTGCAGGTATCTTATTGGCGTGGATCCGAGGATGATGTGCTGGCGAGATATTACGAGGCAGCTAAGGAATTTAAAGCAGATTTGATCGTGCGGGTTACATCTGACTGCCCGCTTATTGACCCCGAGGTAATTGATCGCCATATCCGATATTACCAGGATCACCAATCCGAGTTTGATTACGTATCCAATGTACATTGTCGAACATATCCAAGAGGAATGGATACGGAAGTTTTCTCCTTCAGAGTATTGAGTGAAGCTTATGAAAATGCTGTTGACTGTTCTGAACGGGAGCATGTTACTCCTTATCTATACAGGAACCCTGAGTTCTATCGAATAGGGGATTTGGCATATGATTCAGATCAAAGCCACCATCGTTGGACGGTCGACACCCCAGAGGACTTTGAACTGATTTCCAGAATCCTGGAAACCATTTATCCCACGAATCCCCAATTTACCTTAAGGGATGTCCTTGAACTATTGGAACTGCACCCGGAATGGTCTGCCATTAACGCCCATATCGAACAAAAGAAAGCTTGA
- a CDS encoding DUF2920 family protein, which produces MAKSYEIKVPAHPNIYQPGLRDMNLYFCEPEHGINEDTGLLLLIPGFGGNASSNVYKKMRTTFADKHNLVTIQCDYFGHEFMQVTKNATMNIDLEMMQKTFSHSELQEIISPDTYRLNFKRLVEIGAKYDLIITGKENLGETIENFNDMGIMQALDNLTAILLVMAIIKDNGYSINTNRIIAYGHSHGAYLALLCNAFAPRLFSKIIDNSAWLFPVFLLKPRYYLRRIGNLVFNIEFQYLAKDLPYDIDLLYLSTLYQKFTNTCDILSFHGTEDDLINPSDKERFCSQIPFIQYHEITPERVDGKIFKSCTHGLDADFLELFDYAMSLKEPNTPRVFSLPSVSIDTLEYSYSIEYSTGVPIMEVRNK; this is translated from the coding sequence ATGGCAAAATCATACGAAATCAAAGTACCCGCACATCCAAATATCTATCAGCCTGGCTTACGAGATATGAACTTATATTTTTGCGAACCTGAGCATGGAATTAATGAAGACACTGGCCTCCTTCTACTCATACCCGGTTTTGGAGGGAACGCAAGCTCAAATGTCTATAAAAAAATGAGAACTACATTCGCCGATAAACATAATCTTGTTACGATACAGTGTGATTATTTTGGACACGAATTCATGCAAGTTACAAAGAATGCTACTATGAACATTGATTTGGAGATGATGCAAAAGACATTCTCTCATTCGGAATTACAAGAAATCATATCCCCTGACACCTATCGACTTAATTTTAAAAGGCTAGTCGAAATCGGAGCAAAATATGATCTGATAATTACTGGAAAAGAGAATCTTGGGGAGACTATCGAAAATTTTAATGATATGGGAATCATGCAGGCACTTGATAATCTGACGGCCATTCTTCTTGTTATGGCAATAATTAAAGACAACGGTTATTCGATAAATACCAATCGTATCATTGCTTATGGTCATTCCCACGGTGCTTACTTAGCCCTCTTATGTAACGCGTTTGCTCCAAGACTTTTTTCTAAGATCATTGATAATTCCGCATGGTTGTTTCCAGTGTTTTTGTTGAAACCAAGATATTATTTAAGACGGATTGGCAACCTTGTATTTAACATTGAATTTCAATATTTGGCAAAAGACTTGCCATATGATATTGACCTTCTATACCTCTCAACTCTCTATCAGAAATTTACTAACACCTGTGACATCTTATCCTTCCACGGAACGGAAGACGATTTAATCAATCCTTCTGATAAGGAAAGATTTTGTTCTCAAATCCCTTTTATCCAATATCATGAAATTACTCCTGAGCGAGTAGATGGGAAAATTTTTAAATCATGTACACATGGGTTGGATGCGGATTTCCTTGAGTTATTCGATTATGCAATGAGTTTGAAGGAGCCCAACACACCACGGGTATTTTCTTTGCCTTCAGTTTCTATTGATACACTTGAATATTCATACTCTATAGAGTATTCCACAGGGGTTCCCATTATGGAAGTACGGAATAAATAA
- a CDS encoding motility associated factor glycosyltransferase family protein, with translation MNGKHYSDPIEFPSEFVESHKISFELSRDGNPVISYRKDDVKQFVHSKYTPKKEAKRFLEGNLAKINETLGKSGNSQLILYGLGCGYQIKELVREYPGLTLYVFDFNPELVHYSFGFIDFREILENPRINLVITKKEPSILENLDKVQNCQMIVYKPTLPLIPDELNHLKEILIDIDIQRQTVSATSNLLLNNFRKNVSVPYYDWSSFHQLFDGIPMVLVSAGPSLGKNISLLTKVKNHALIGAVGTALTPLLKAGIEPDFFMVTDPKHYTLEQIRDCNKSVLFYLSTVFSGVVETYIGPKFMVYQKGFIEAENLAADRGVPAILTGGSVATTLLDLMIKMGANLICFVGQDLAYTNGRTHATGTHLYRTIDPMDTTTFVDNFYQTGKVATSNNLKSYLRWIVRYIEDNRAIQFYNATEGGAFIKGCHHLKLEEFIKLIDGKNIDAERELFKEKVEAIS, from the coding sequence TTGAATGGAAAACATTATTCCGACCCCATCGAGTTTCCAAGTGAATTCGTTGAAAGCCATAAAATCTCATTTGAATTAAGTCGCGATGGAAATCCCGTTATTTCTTATAGAAAAGATGATGTAAAACAGTTTGTCCACAGTAAATACACCCCAAAAAAGGAAGCCAAGCGCTTTCTCGAAGGAAACCTCGCAAAGATCAACGAGACGCTTGGTAAATCCGGGAATTCCCAGTTGATCCTTTACGGTTTGGGGTGTGGTTACCAAATCAAAGAACTCGTTCGGGAGTACCCGGGTCTGACTTTGTATGTATTTGATTTTAATCCGGAACTTGTCCACTACTCGTTTGGGTTTATAGATTTTCGAGAAATACTGGAGAATCCAAGGATTAACCTAGTGATAACGAAAAAGGAACCGTCCATTCTCGAGAATCTAGACAAGGTGCAAAACTGCCAAATGATTGTCTACAAGCCGACCCTTCCCTTGATTCCCGATGAGCTCAATCATTTGAAAGAAATTTTGATTGATATTGACATACAAAGACAAACAGTTTCAGCCACATCCAATTTGCTTTTAAACAACTTTCGTAAAAATGTCAGTGTACCCTATTACGATTGGTCATCTTTCCATCAACTTTTTGACGGGATTCCGATGGTGCTTGTGAGTGCGGGCCCATCCTTAGGCAAAAACATTAGCCTTCTGACTAAGGTTAAGAATCACGCTCTTATAGGCGCCGTCGGTACAGCGCTAACTCCTCTTTTAAAAGCAGGAATCGAGCCTGACTTTTTCATGGTTACGGATCCAAAACATTATACTTTGGAGCAAATTAGGGATTGTAATAAGTCCGTATTATTTTATTTAAGTACAGTTTTTTCAGGGGTAGTTGAAACCTATATCGGCCCGAAATTTATGGTATATCAAAAAGGGTTTATTGAAGCTGAAAATTTGGCTGCCGATCGGGGAGTTCCAGCAATTTTAACAGGCGGTTCTGTTGCAACAACACTTTTGGATCTTATGATCAAAATGGGCGCCAATCTCATTTGTTTTGTGGGACAAGATCTCGCATATACCAACGGTCGAACACACGCGACGGGAACACATCTGTACAGAACAATTGATCCTATGGATACTACGACATTCGTAGATAACTTTTATCAAACGGGGAAAGTGGCTACTTCAAACAACTTGAAGTCCTATCTAAGATGGATTGTACGCTACATCGAGGATAACAGAGCTATACAATTCTACAACGCAACTGAAGGTGGAGCCTTCATTAAAGGCTGCCATCATCTAAAACTGGAAGAATTCATTAAGTTAATAGACGGTAAGAATATTGACGCGGAAAGAGAATTATTTAAAGAGAAGGTAGAAGCAATTAGCTAA
- the pseH gene encoding UDP-4-amino-4,6-dideoxy-N-acetyl-beta-L-altrosamine N-acetyltransferase, which yields MLRREDCLIRGIEEQDLDLVLRWRNSERIRTHMYTDHLISPAEHRSWFERVKQGNGPICKIFEHKGIPLGVVNFTQIDRNHHRCQWGFYIGESDAPKGSGSAMGYLSLQFAFEEINLNKVCAEVFAFNSVSLGYHKKLGFVEEGRFLQHVFKNGVYEDIVVLAAFQKNWRDLNKQLEKLCFEMGEYSDRD from the coding sequence ATGCTTCGTCGTGAGGATTGTTTGATAAGAGGAATCGAAGAACAGGATTTGGACCTGGTTCTTCGCTGGAGAAATTCCGAGCGGATTCGAACTCACATGTATACAGATCATCTCATATCCCCGGCTGAACACAGATCCTGGTTTGAGAGGGTCAAACAAGGGAATGGACCCATTTGCAAAATCTTTGAACATAAAGGAATCCCGCTTGGAGTCGTCAACTTTACTCAGATTGACAGAAACCACCATCGATGCCAGTGGGGATTCTATATTGGGGAAAGTGATGCTCCGAAAGGGAGCGGATCAGCCATGGGGTATCTTTCACTGCAGTTCGCGTTCGAAGAAATAAACCTAAACAAAGTGTGTGCAGAAGTATTCGCTTTTAATAGCGTAAGTCTTGGTTATCATAAGAAACTTGGTTTTGTGGAAGAAGGCCGCTTCCTTCAACATGTGTTTAAAAACGGAGTTTATGAAGATATTGTCGTTTTAGCTGCTTTTCAAAAAAATTGGCGGGATTTGAATAAACAGCTGGAAAAGCTGTGTTTTGAGATGGGTGAATACAGTGACAGAGATTAA
- the pseI gene encoding pseudaminic acid synthase, translated as MTEIKVGNRIVGPNHPPFVIAEMSGNHNQSLERALEIVEAAARAGAHALKIQTYTADTMTLDVEQGEFFIEDPDSLWKGKSLYKLYQEAYTPWEWHKPIFDRCRELGMIPFSTPFDESAVEFLETLDTALYKIASFENTDLPLIRKVAATGKPMIISTGMASVAELDETVRAAREAGCKDLILLKCTSTYPATPEDSNILTIPHMRDLFKCQTGLSDHTMGVGVAVASVALGATVIEKHFTLRRADGGVDSAFSLEPEEFQTLVIESERAWQALGSINYGATAKEKKSLQFRRSLFVAQDMKAGEVFTKENLRVIRPGYGLPPKYYEVLLGKAVKCDVRKGTPVSLDLIG; from the coding sequence GTGACAGAGATTAAAGTAGGAAACCGAATAGTCGGACCCAACCATCCTCCTTTCGTAATTGCAGAGATGTCAGGAAATCATAACCAGTCCTTGGAAAGAGCCCTTGAGATAGTGGAAGCTGCAGCAAGGGCTGGTGCACATGCTTTGAAGATCCAAACCTATACGGCTGACACAATGACACTTGATGTTGAACAAGGGGAGTTTTTTATCGAGGATCCAGACAGCCTATGGAAAGGCAAGTCCTTATATAAGCTTTATCAGGAAGCTTATACGCCATGGGAATGGCACAAGCCGATTTTTGACAGATGCAGGGAACTTGGAATGATACCGTTTAGTACACCCTTTGACGAATCTGCGGTTGAGTTCCTAGAAACTTTGGATACAGCCTTATACAAGATCGCTTCTTTTGAGAATACCGATTTGCCATTGATCCGAAAAGTAGCGGCAACGGGAAAACCCATGATTATTTCAACAGGCATGGCCAGTGTGGCGGAACTGGATGAAACCGTTCGTGCTGCAAGAGAAGCCGGATGCAAAGATTTAATCTTGTTGAAATGCACCAGCACCTATCCTGCTACTCCGGAAGACAGCAATATCTTGACCATTCCTCATATGAGAGATCTATTTAAATGCCAGACCGGTTTATCGGATCATACCATGGGAGTCGGAGTAGCAGTAGCAAGCGTAGCTCTGGGGGCAACCGTAATCGAAAAACACTTTACCTTAAGGCGTGCAGATGGAGGGGTGGATTCCGCTTTCTCATTGGAGCCTGAAGAGTTTCAAACTCTTGTCATTGAAAGTGAGCGGGCATGGCAAGCGTTGGGAAGCATTAACTATGGAGCAACCGCTAAAGAGAAAAAATCCCTTCAATTCCGCCGTTCCTTATTCGTGGCGCAAGATATGAAGGCGGGAGAGGTGTTCACGAAAGAGAATTTGAGAGTTATTCGCCCCGGGTATGGACTTCCTCCAAAATATTACGAGGTTCTACTTGGCAAAGCCGTCAAGTGTGATGTAAGGAAAGGAACTCCTGTAAGTCTAGACCTAATAGGCTAA
- the pseG gene encoding UDP-2,4-diacetamido-2,4,6-trideoxy-beta-L-altropyranose hydrolase — protein sequence MEPMHIFFRVDSSQQIGSGHLMRCLTLATELKERHATVSFISRELPGHMCNYVESKGFQVARLPYSAQAEESLRTPNSTWLGVSWQLDAEETKEVLSSCVQGVDWLIVDHYALDWQWESYQRSEAKKIMVIDDLADRRHDCDLLLDQNLFEDLEIRYDKLVSTECLKFLGPRYALLRKEFLEARTRLRQRDGQVNRILVFFGGSDITNETAKAIKAIQSLNSPQIQVDVVVGSSNPRKDEIRDLCYSIPNVNYHCQIENMAELMAAADLAIGAGGTATWERCYLGLPALVVILAENQIQPAQAAAKEELVINLGWHYEIDELQLAGEIRRAIENPGLLKKMGQNAFRLMGDTSTRSEVARAILGG from the coding sequence ATGGAACCTATGCATATTTTCTTTCGAGTGGATTCATCCCAACAAATTGGATCGGGACATCTGATGCGCTGCTTGACGTTGGCTACTGAACTGAAGGAACGGCATGCAACTGTATCATTTATCTCCAGGGAACTGCCAGGTCATATGTGTAATTACGTAGAGAGCAAGGGGTTTCAGGTAGCAAGGTTACCCTACTCGGCACAAGCAGAAGAAAGCCTAAGAACCCCGAATTCCACGTGGTTGGGGGTAAGCTGGCAACTGGATGCAGAAGAAACGAAAGAAGTATTAAGTAGCTGTGTCCAGGGTGTCGATTGGTTGATTGTGGATCACTATGCATTGGATTGGCAGTGGGAGTCTTACCAAAGGTCTGAAGCTAAAAAAATCATGGTTATAGACGATCTCGCTGACCGTCGGCATGATTGCGACCTGCTGCTAGATCAGAACTTGTTTGAAGATCTGGAGATACGATATGACAAATTGGTTTCCACAGAATGTCTTAAATTCTTGGGGCCTAGGTATGCATTGCTTCGAAAAGAATTTTTGGAAGCCAGAACTCGCCTGCGGCAAAGGGACGGACAGGTGAATCGAATTTTGGTTTTTTTCGGGGGCAGTGACATTACGAATGAAACAGCCAAAGCGATAAAAGCCATCCAAAGTTTGAATAGCCCTCAGATCCAGGTGGATGTAGTGGTGGGGTCCTCAAATCCCCGAAAAGACGAGATCCGGGATCTCTGTTATTCCATACCCAATGTGAATTATCATTGTCAAATTGAAAATATGGCCGAGTTGATGGCGGCTGCCGATCTTGCGATTGGGGCAGGAGGAACGGCGACCTGGGAACGCTGTTATCTTGGGTTGCCCGCCCTGGTAGTGATTCTAGCAGAAAATCAGATACAGCCTGCTCAAGCTGCTGCCAAAGAAGAATTGGTGATCAACTTGGGTTGGCACTATGAAATTGATGAGCTTCAATTAGCCGGAGAAATTCGAAGGGCGATAGAAAATCCCGGCCTTCTAAAGAAGATGGGGCAAAACGCTTTCCGGCTTATGGGGGACACTTCAACCCGAAGTGAAGTTGCGAGAGCGATCCTGGGGGGATAG